The Natrinema caseinilyticum genomic sequence CGAAGACGGACGAATCGAGGTCGATCAACTCGGAACCTACGAGGGCCGTGACGAGATCATCCAGTTCGGTACCGACGTCATCGCCGGCGAGTACCAGTGGTTCTCCCACATGGTTCACAACGGAGTCATCGACGTGGACGGCGACGAGGCGACTGGAAAGTGGTACTTCGAGGTTCCCTGCGTATCGAAAGCGACGCTGCTTAACGAGGGCGAAGCCGGTTGGTTACAGGGACGGTACGACGAGGAGTATCGGCGTGTCGACGGTGAGTGGAAAATTTCCGTAAGCAAAGCCGCGTTCCACTACGTCGCCGATTACGAGGAGGGATGGGGTGAGCAGATACTCGAGGGTATCTCGGAGTAACGGGCGCGTTCGATCCGATACGGAGACCGTCGACCACGTACCCTCGCCACGCGGGTGACGTGATCGAAGTAGACCCAGTGTGCAGTCGGTTCACACGTGTGCCACTGACCAAGTCGATGGATGACTCCCGTGGCACTCGACTCTCAGCGGAAGTCAATTTCCCGAGGAACTCGTGGACCTGTTTACGGTTCGTGGCCGGACGCTCGTCTCTCCCACAGTTGATCAAGATAGCACGGGTGTGCCACTGGCACTGTCAACCGAGATGACGATGGGTGCTGACTACAACAAATATGTACATATTCGGCTATCGAGCGTCGGCCTCCGCTACCTATACCTTCGTATATCCACCGTCAACGACGAGTGCTGCGCCAGTAACGTAACTCGCTGCATCGGAACCCAGGAACGCGACCGCGTTGGCGACCTCCTCAGGTTCCCCCATTCTGCCTACGGGCGTCATCTGAATACCCGCCTCGAGTTCCTCTTCGGTCGCTACCGCCTGCGGCGCCCCTGTGTCGATCAAGCCCGGGATAATCGCGTTGATCGAAATCCCATCGGAGGCGAGGTCGAGCGCTGCACTACGGGTAAAACCGAGTACACCGCCTTTGCTGGCCGCGTAGTGTGAGAGATCACCGGACCAACCGATCTGCCCGCCCGCGGCGGACGAGATGTTCACGATACGACCGCCACCCTGTTCCTTCATCACCGGATACACCGCGCTGGTGCAGTTGAAGGTCCCGTTGAGGTTGATATCGATCACGGTTCGCCAGTCGTCTTTCGTCATTTCCTCCAGCGTGTGCGTCGGGAAGATTCCCGCAACGTTGGCCAGGATGTCGATTGAGCCGAATTCAGTCTGTGCCGCCTCTACGACGTCGTCAACCGCTGCTTCGTCCGTTACGTCCATTTCGTGGGCGAGCGCCGCCCCACCACGATTCTCGACGTCGGCCGCTACTTGTTCGATCGAATCGACGATGTCGGTGATAACGACGTCCGCTCCGTTTTCTGCGAGCACTTTGGCGGTCGCTGCACCAATACCGCCGCCCGCACCGGTAACGAGTGCCGTCTTGTTGGTTAGGTCTATCATCGCTGCAGGCCGGATTCAACAGGGCGACGTAAAGATGTATCTTTGAATTCACCAGCTACATCGTCGAACAGAGCTACGTGGCGTCGTTCTGCTTTTGAGTCGGGAACCACGGGTTTCGATCAGTCCGGTGATCGCGGCTCCGTGAGCACCTGTACGATCGTCTCCCGTCGGGATGGGGAAGATCGTGGCGTCGGACGTAACGGTACACGTCCGATTTCGAATGCGAACGATCGGTCCCGTCTCGAAGACGGTTGTATCGACATACCCGATACGAGAACCGCCGGG encodes the following:
- a CDS encoding SDR family NAD(P)-dependent oxidoreductase → MIDLTNKTALVTGAGGGIGAATAKVLAENGADVVITDIVDSIEQVAADVENRGGAALAHEMDVTDEAAVDDVVEAAQTEFGSIDILANVAGIFPTHTLEEMTKDDWRTVIDINLNGTFNCTSAVYPVMKEQGGGRIVNISSAAGGQIGWSGDLSHYAASKGGVLGFTRSAALDLASDGISINAIIPGLIDTGAPQAVATEEELEAGIQMTPVGRMGEPEEVANAVAFLGSDAASYVTGAALVVDGGYTKV
- a CDS encoding nuclear transport factor 2 family protein, whose protein sequence is MGTEKSKADNLEQRLRTLEAKDEIRELRAEYCFRADDRDWEGWADTFTEDGRIEVDQLGTYEGRDEIIQFGTDVIAGEYQWFSHMVHNGVIDVDGDEATGKWYFEVPCVSKATLLNEGEAGWLQGRYDEEYRRVDGEWKISVSKAAFHYVADYEEGWGEQILEGISE